The following proteins are co-located in the Vigna unguiculata cultivar IT97K-499-35 chromosome 9, ASM411807v1, whole genome shotgun sequence genome:
- the LOC114162979 gene encoding respiratory burst oxidase homolog protein C-like isoform X1 has translation MGTGEDGGASADSNQRDSDIELIGGERVPQSGPLNKRVGRRSSKLSNASASTSGSDLGHSISQEQDEGDYVEVTMDIKGDSVALHSVIPVAGNSDEGEDEKLILLGKGMEKKRSFGASIVRNASIRMQQVSQELKRLASSSKQGAPARVHYDRTKSAASHALKGLKFISKTDGGAGWVEVEKQFDALTASTNGYLHRSLFAKCIGMNKESEAFAGELFDALSRRRGIQTDSINKLQLKDFWDEISDQSFDSRLRTFFDMVDKDADGRITEEEIKEIICLSATTNKLANIQRQAEEYAALIMEELDPDDTGFIMVNDLEMLLLHGPTHSTRGDSKYLSQMLSLKLKPTHEENPIRRWYTKTMYFLQDNWQRSWVLVLWLGVMLGLFAYKFVQYRRKDAYKVMGHCVCMAKGAAETLKLNMAIILLPVCRNTITWLRNKTKLGIMVPFDDNLNFHKVIAVAVAIGVGIHGIYHLACDFPRLIDASSEKYELMEPFFGDQPKSYWFFVKSWEGVTGIIMVVLMAIAFTLATPWFRRGRVKLPKPLNNLTGFNAFWYSHHLFVIVYALLIVHGIKLYLTKEWYKKTTWMYLAIPIVIYSLERLTRALRSTIKPVRILKVAVYPGNVLALHMSKPQGFRYKSGQYMFLNCAAVSPFEWHPFSITSAPGDDYLSVHIRTLGDWTRSLKVKFSECCQPPDNGKSGLLRADNLQGDGSPSGLPKVMIDGPYGAPAQDYKQYEVVLLVGLGIGATPMISIVKDIVNNMKAMEEEEGSNIEEGSPQKRNGVNKFNTRRAYFYWVTREQGSFDWFKGVMNEVAEEDHKGVIELHNYCTSVYEEGDARSALIAMLQSLNHAKNGVDIVSGTSVKSHFAKPNWRSVYKRIALTHPGARVGVFYCGPPALTKELGQLASDFSRNTTTRYDFHKENF, from the exons atgggAACAGGCGAGGATGGAGGAGCTTCTGCAGATTCAAATCAGCGTGACTCTGACATAGAACTCATTGGTGGTGAAAGGGTACCTCAAAGTGGACCACTGAACAAAAGGGTGGGAAGAAGAAGTTCCAAGTTGAGCAACGCTTCAGCCTCTACTTCCGGCTCTGACCTTGGCCACAGCATATCCCAGGAACAAGATGAGGGAGACTACGTTGAGGTCACTATGGATATCAAAGGAGACTCTGTGGCTCTTCACAGTGTTATACCCGTTGCAGGGAACAGCGATGAGGGAGAAGATGAGAAACTGATCTTGCTTGGTAAAGGCATGGAGAAGAAAAGGTCCTTTGGTGCTTCTATTGTGAGAAATGCTTCCATTCGCATGCAACAAGTGTCTCAGGAGCTGAAGCGTTTGGCTTCCTCGTCCAAGCAAGGTGCACCTGCGAGAGTGCACTATGACAGGACCAAATCTGCAGCTTCTCACGCTCTCAAGGGACTCAAGTTTATCAGCAAGACTGATGGTGGTGCAGGGTGGGTTGAGGTTGAAAAGCAATTCGATGCTCTCACTGCTTCCACTAATGGGTACCTGCATCGCTCTCTCTTTGCCAAGTGCATAGGTATGAACAAAGAATCAGAGGCCTTTGCAGGGGAGCTCTTTGATGCACTCTCTAGGAGGAGGGGGATTCAGACTGATTCTATTAATAAGCTCCAGTTGAAGGACTTTTGGGACGAGATTTCTGACCAGAGTTTCGATTCTAGGCTCAGAACATTCTTTGacat GGTAGATAAAGATGCGGATGGAAGAATCACCGAGGAAGAAATTAAAGAG ATCATCTGCCTTAGTGCCACTACGAACAAACTCGCAAACATACAGAGGCAGGCAGAGGAATATGCAGCTTTGATCATGGAGGAACTTGACCCTGATGACACAGGATTCATCATG GTAAACGACCTAGAGATGCTCTTGTTGCATGGACCGACCCATTCTACAAGAGGAGATAGCAAGTACCTGAGTCAAATGCTAAGCTTAAAGCTTAAGCCCACGCATGAAGAAAATCCTATTAGGAGGTGGTACACAAAAACCATGTACTTCCTGCAGGATAATTGGCAGAGAAGTTGGGTACTGGTATTGTGGCTTGGTGTGATGTTAGGTCTATTTGCCTATAAATTTGTGCAGTATAGGAGAAAAGATGCATATAAGGTGATGGGGCATTGTGTATGCATGGCCAAAGGTGCTGCTGAGACACTTAAACTGAACATGGCTATTATCTTGTTACCGGTTTGCCGAAACACCATCACTTGGCTCAGGAACAAGACCAAACTTGGCATTATGGTTCCTTTTGATGACAACCTCAACTTCCACAAG GTGATAGCTGTGGCAGTAGCTATTGGCGTTGGAATACATGGTATCTATCATCTTGCTTGTGATTTTCCTCGACTTATTGATGCAAGTAGTGAAAAGTACGAGCTGATGGAAccattttttggtgatcaaccAAAAAGTTATTGGTTTTTTGTCAAATCATGGGAAGGAGTAACAGGGATTATAATGGTTGTTCTGATGGCAATAGCCTTCACTTTAGCTACCCCTTGGTTCAGAAGAGGCAGGGTCAAGCTTCCCAAGCCACTCAATAATCTCACTGGCTTCAACGCCTTTTGGTACTCACATCATCTCTTTGTCATTGTCTATGCCCTGCTCATTGTGCACGGAATCAAACTTTACTTGACTAAAGAATGGTACAAGAAAACG ACCTGGATGTATTTGGCTATTCCCATTGTTATATACTCGTTGGAAAGATTGACTAGAGCACTCAGATCAACCATAAAGCCTGTGAGAATACTAAAG GTGGCTGTTTATCCTGGAAATGTATTGGCTCTTCATATGTCAAAGCCCCAGGGATTCAGATACAAGAGTGGACAATACATGTTTCTTAATTGTGCTGCTGTGTCTCCATTTGAATG GCATCCATTTTCTATAACCTCTGCCCCTGGTGATGATTACCTTAGCGTTCATATCAGAACACTGGGTGATTGGACCCGGAGTCTCAAAGTCAAGTTCTCAGAG TGTTGCCAGCCGCCTGACAACGGCAAGAGTGGACTTCTAAGAGCTGATAACTTGCAAGGAGATGGAAGTCCCAG TGGTCTCCCTAAAGTTATGATTGATGGTCCATATGGAGCACCAGCGCAAGACTACAAGCAGTACGAGGTGGTTTTGCTGGTGGGGCTGGGAATAGGAGCCACCCCAATGATAAGTATTGTGAAGGACATAGTGAACAACATGAAGGCgatggaagaggaagaagggagCAACATAGAGGAGGGAAGCCCACAGAAAAGAAATGGTGTGAACAAGTTTAACACTAGGAGGGCTTACTTCTATTGGGTGACAAGGGAGCAAGGTTCTTTTGACTGGTTTAAAGGGGTGATGAATGAGGTTGCTGAAGAGGATCACAAGGGTGTCATTGAACTCCACAACTATTGCACCAGTGTGTATGAAGAGGGTGATGCTCGTTCTGCTCTCATTGCCATGTTGCAATCTCTAAACCATGCTAAGAATGGCGTCGACATTGTCTCTGGCACGAGTGTCAAGTCACACTTTGCCAAACCCAATTGGCGCAGTGTCTACAAACGCATTGCGCTCACTCATCCAGGGGCTCGTGTTG
- the LOC114162979 gene encoding respiratory burst oxidase homolog protein C-like isoform X2: MGTGEDGGASADSNQRDSDIELIGGERVPQSGPLNKRVGRRSSKLSNASASTSGSDLGHSISQEQDEGDYVEVTMDIKGDSVALHSVIPVAGNSDEGEDEKLILLGKGMEKKRSFGASIVRNASIRMQQVSQELKRLASSSKQGAPARVHYDRTKSAASHALKGLKFISKTDGGAGWVEVEKQFDALTASTNGYLHRSLFAKCIGMNKESEAFAGELFDALSRRRGIQTDSINKLQLKDFWDEISDQSFDSRLRTFFDMVDKDADGRITEEEIKEIICLSATTNKLANIQRQAEEYAALIMEELDPDDTGFIMVNDLEMLLLHGPTHSTRGDSKYLSQMLSLKLKPTHEENPIRRWYTKTMYFLQDNWQRSWVLVLWLGVMLGLFAYKFVQYRRKDAYKVMGHCVCMAKGAAETLKLNMAIILLPVCRNTITWLRNKTKLGIMVPFDDNLNFHKVIAVAVAIGVGIHGIYHLACDFPRLIDASSEKYELMEPFFGDQPKSYWFFVKSWEGVTGIIMVVLMAIAFTLATPWFRRGRVKLPKPLNNLTGFNAFWYSHHLFVIVYALLIVHGIKLYLTKEWYKKTTWMYLAIPIVIYSLERLTRALRSTIKPVRILKVAVYPGNVLALHMSKPQGFRYKSGQYMFLNCAAVSPFEWHPFSITSAPGDDYLSVHIRTLGDWTRSLKVKFSECCQPPDNGKSGLLRADNLQGDGSPRTWKLYSEKEVVMVFVM; the protein is encoded by the exons atgggAACAGGCGAGGATGGAGGAGCTTCTGCAGATTCAAATCAGCGTGACTCTGACATAGAACTCATTGGTGGTGAAAGGGTACCTCAAAGTGGACCACTGAACAAAAGGGTGGGAAGAAGAAGTTCCAAGTTGAGCAACGCTTCAGCCTCTACTTCCGGCTCTGACCTTGGCCACAGCATATCCCAGGAACAAGATGAGGGAGACTACGTTGAGGTCACTATGGATATCAAAGGAGACTCTGTGGCTCTTCACAGTGTTATACCCGTTGCAGGGAACAGCGATGAGGGAGAAGATGAGAAACTGATCTTGCTTGGTAAAGGCATGGAGAAGAAAAGGTCCTTTGGTGCTTCTATTGTGAGAAATGCTTCCATTCGCATGCAACAAGTGTCTCAGGAGCTGAAGCGTTTGGCTTCCTCGTCCAAGCAAGGTGCACCTGCGAGAGTGCACTATGACAGGACCAAATCTGCAGCTTCTCACGCTCTCAAGGGACTCAAGTTTATCAGCAAGACTGATGGTGGTGCAGGGTGGGTTGAGGTTGAAAAGCAATTCGATGCTCTCACTGCTTCCACTAATGGGTACCTGCATCGCTCTCTCTTTGCCAAGTGCATAGGTATGAACAAAGAATCAGAGGCCTTTGCAGGGGAGCTCTTTGATGCACTCTCTAGGAGGAGGGGGATTCAGACTGATTCTATTAATAAGCTCCAGTTGAAGGACTTTTGGGACGAGATTTCTGACCAGAGTTTCGATTCTAGGCTCAGAACATTCTTTGacat GGTAGATAAAGATGCGGATGGAAGAATCACCGAGGAAGAAATTAAAGAG ATCATCTGCCTTAGTGCCACTACGAACAAACTCGCAAACATACAGAGGCAGGCAGAGGAATATGCAGCTTTGATCATGGAGGAACTTGACCCTGATGACACAGGATTCATCATG GTAAACGACCTAGAGATGCTCTTGTTGCATGGACCGACCCATTCTACAAGAGGAGATAGCAAGTACCTGAGTCAAATGCTAAGCTTAAAGCTTAAGCCCACGCATGAAGAAAATCCTATTAGGAGGTGGTACACAAAAACCATGTACTTCCTGCAGGATAATTGGCAGAGAAGTTGGGTACTGGTATTGTGGCTTGGTGTGATGTTAGGTCTATTTGCCTATAAATTTGTGCAGTATAGGAGAAAAGATGCATATAAGGTGATGGGGCATTGTGTATGCATGGCCAAAGGTGCTGCTGAGACACTTAAACTGAACATGGCTATTATCTTGTTACCGGTTTGCCGAAACACCATCACTTGGCTCAGGAACAAGACCAAACTTGGCATTATGGTTCCTTTTGATGACAACCTCAACTTCCACAAG GTGATAGCTGTGGCAGTAGCTATTGGCGTTGGAATACATGGTATCTATCATCTTGCTTGTGATTTTCCTCGACTTATTGATGCAAGTAGTGAAAAGTACGAGCTGATGGAAccattttttggtgatcaaccAAAAAGTTATTGGTTTTTTGTCAAATCATGGGAAGGAGTAACAGGGATTATAATGGTTGTTCTGATGGCAATAGCCTTCACTTTAGCTACCCCTTGGTTCAGAAGAGGCAGGGTCAAGCTTCCCAAGCCACTCAATAATCTCACTGGCTTCAACGCCTTTTGGTACTCACATCATCTCTTTGTCATTGTCTATGCCCTGCTCATTGTGCACGGAATCAAACTTTACTTGACTAAAGAATGGTACAAGAAAACG ACCTGGATGTATTTGGCTATTCCCATTGTTATATACTCGTTGGAAAGATTGACTAGAGCACTCAGATCAACCATAAAGCCTGTGAGAATACTAAAG GTGGCTGTTTATCCTGGAAATGTATTGGCTCTTCATATGTCAAAGCCCCAGGGATTCAGATACAAGAGTGGACAATACATGTTTCTTAATTGTGCTGCTGTGTCTCCATTTGAATG GCATCCATTTTCTATAACCTCTGCCCCTGGTGATGATTACCTTAGCGTTCATATCAGAACACTGGGTGATTGGACCCGGAGTCTCAAAGTCAAGTTCTCAGAG TGTTGCCAGCCGCCTGACAACGGCAAGAGTGGACTTCTAAGAGCTGATAACTTGCAAGGAGATGGAAGTCCCAG GACTTGGAAATTGTATAGTGAGAAAGAAGTGGTTATGGTTTTTGTTATGTAG